From Labrus bergylta chromosome 22, fLabBer1.1, whole genome shotgun sequence, one genomic window encodes:
- the LOC136177367 gene encoding tripartite motif-containing protein 16-like, which produces MSDNLPKGRHVVYCDMCTEDNKQPARKTCMKCEISMCVQHLQAHLTTPVLLQTHPLTEPIASGNGGLVGTTKCPQHGKLLEYYCLDDLTCVCVSCAIEDQHRLHNMKTFSTAHKELLEKVQAEQQALLVKADGANTSLEKWEKNEREKLGRFSVRLIEAVTNLRDLALTRVQSSVSARMVSVKTSKSSLQAAKSEEDAFRFLQMYSQVNQDLQNAKAVDLRKGLEPGSDRDKLVQEITQRGEKMMEQASNFWGSLLTLVDPETQQEISAVRSNLYFDSKTLGQGMMLSKDGRKVFYSGQLEKKILLIQGMSFAVNNSYRWRISLSKDYDWTIGLCDKKCATYLQRGDIFGLCWKGKKLSSLTTKDLKVENTVPMQSNQGATGRRVSTQVNSHCGEDVGEQIVRPEKVEVIWSCPNSLSFYNLIGQYQRRKIVTLTIGSTNQDLTPFVCLEMESRYSTVDLFEDGYTLGLYAQQQQQQWKCSCGRVNHRKQDIYGYGGGYGQMYSPNTCACGKVIGVSDIAEVLCELF; this is translated from the coding sequence ATGTCCGACAATCTGCCCAAGGGCCGCCACGTCGTCTACTGCGACATGTGTACAGAGGATAACAAACAACCAGCACGGAAGACCTGCATGAAATGTGAGATCTCCATGTGTGTCCAGCATCTCCAGGCTCATCTGACCACTCCTGTGTTACTGCAGACTCATCCTCTGACGGAGCCTATAGCCTCAGGAAATGGAGGTTTAGTTGGAACCACTAAATGCCCCCAACATGGCAAACTGCTTGAGTACTACTGCTTGGACGActtgacctgtgtgtgtgtttcctgtgcaATTGAGGACCAGCATCGCCTACACAATATGAAGACCTTCTCCACAGCCCACAAAGAGCTACTGGAAAAGGTCCAAGCTGAGCAGCAGGCCTTACTGGTGAAGGCTGATGGTGCAAATACCAGTCTGGAAAAGTGGGAgaagaatgaaagagaaaaactgGGTCGCTTCAGTGTTCGTCTCATTGAGGCTGTGACTAACCTGCGTGACCTTGCCTTGACCAGGGTCCAGAGTTCGGTCTCTGCTCGTATGGTGTCCGTCAAAACCAGCAAGAGCAGCTTACAAGCAGCAAAGAGCGAGGAGGACGCCTTCAGATTCCTGCAGATGTATTCTCAGGTAAATCAGGATTTGCAGAATGCAAAGGCTGTGGATTTGAGAAAAGGGTTGGAGCCTGGCAGTGATCGCGACAAACTGGTTCAAGAGATAACACAGAGAGGTGAAAAAATGATGGAGCAGGCGAGCAACTTCTGGGGATCCCTGTTGACTCTTGTTGACCCAGAGACCCAGCAGGAGATCAGTGCAGTTAGGTCAAACCTGTACTTTGACTCAAAGACTTTGGGCCAAGGCATGATGCTGTCCAAAGATGGCAGGAAGGTCTTCTACAGTGGTCAGCTGGAGAAAAAGATATTACTCATCCAGGGTATGTCTTTCGCAGTTAATAATAGCTACAGATGGAGAATAAGCCTCTCCAAAGACTATGACTGGACCATTGGATTATGTGACAAAAAGTGCGCAACATATTTGCAACGTGGAGACATCTTTGGACTGTGCTGGAAAGGTAAAAAGCTGAGCTCCCTCACAACAAAGGATCTTAAGGTTGAAAATACGGTTCCGATGCAGTCTAATCAAGGAGCTACAGGCCGAAGGGTTTCCACTCAGGTAAACAGCCATTGTGGTGAAGATGTGGGTGAACAAATAGTCCGTCCAGAAAAAGTGGAAGTCATATGGAGCTGTCCTAACTCGTTATCCTTTTACAATCTGATCGGCCAATACCAGAGAAGAAAAATAGTCACATTAACCATCGGGTCCACTAACCAGGACCTAACTCCTTTTGTTTGCTTGGAAATGGAGTCCCGATATAGCACAGTtgatttatttgaagatggATATACACTTGGATTATATgctcaacaacagcagcagcagtggaaaTGCTCATGTGGGAGGGTAAACCACAGGAAACAAGATATATACGGTTATGGAGGCGGCTATGGCCAGATGTATTCCCCAAACACCTGTGCTTGTGGAAAAGTTATTGGTGTCTCTGACATCGCTGAGGTGCTTTGCGAACTTTTCTAA
- the LOC136177368 gene encoding tripartite motif-containing protein 16-like, with amino-acid sequence MSDNLPKDRQVVYCDMCTEDNKQPARKTCMKCEISMCVQHLQAHLTTPVLLQTHPLTEPIASGNGGLVVTTKCPQHGKLLEYYCLDDLTCVCVSCAIEDQHRLHNMKTFSTAHKELLEKVQAEQQALLVKADGANTSLEKWEKNEREKLGRSSVRLIEAVTNLRDLVLTRVQSSVSARMVSVKTSKSSLQAAKSEEDAFRFLQMYSQVHQDLENAKAVDLRKGLEPGSDRDKLVEEITQRGEKMIEQANNFWGSLLTLVDPETQQEISAVRSNLYFDSNTLGQGMMLSKDRRKVFNSGQLEKKILLIQGMSSTVNSYRWRISLSKDYDWTIGLCDKTYAINLQRGDIFGLCWKGNKLSSLTTEDLEVENTVLMQSNQGATRQRVSTQVNSHCGEDVGEQIVRPEKVEVIWSCPNSLSFYNLIGQYQRRKIVTLTIGSTNQDLTPFVCLEMESQGIPADFVEDVYTFGSHAQQQQQQWKCSCGRVNVRNQNIYGFRGSALKKSYPKTCACGKVIGVSDIAEVLCKLF; translated from the coding sequence ATGTCCGACAATCTGCCCAAGGACCGTCAAGTCGTCTACTGTGACATGTGTACAGAGGATAACAAACAACCAGCACGGAAGACCTGCATGAAATGTGAGATCTCCATGTGTGTCCAGCACCTCCAGGCTCATCTGACCACTCCTGTGTTACTGCAGACTCATCCTCTGACGGAGCCTATAGCCTCAGGAAATGGAGGTTTAGTTGTAACCACTAAATGCCCCCAACATGGCAAACTGCTTGAGTACTACTGCTTGGACGActtgacctgtgtgtgtgtttcctgtgcaATTGAGGACCAGCACCGCCTACACAATATGAAGACCTTCTCCACAGCCCACAAAGAGCTTCTGGAAAAGGTCCAAGCTGAGCAGCAGGCCTTACTGGTGAAGGCTGATGGTGCAAATACCAGTCTGGAAAAGTGGGAgaagaatgaaagagaaaaacttGGTCGCTCCAGTGTTCGTCTCATTGAGGCTGTGACTAACCTGCGTGACCTTGTCTTGACCAGGGTCCAGAGTTCGGTCTCTGCTCGTATGGTGTCCGTCAAAACCAGCAAGAGCAGCTTACAAGCAGCAAAGAGCGAGGAGGACGCCTTCAGATTCCTGCAGATGTATTCTCAGGTGCATCAGGATTTGGAGAATGCAAAGGCTGTGGATTTGAGAAAAGGGTTGGAGCCTGGCAGTGATCGCGACAAACTGGTTGAAGAGATAACACAGAGAGGTGAAAAAATGATAGAGCAGGCGAACAACTTCTGGGGATCCCTGTTGACTCTTGTTGACCCAGAGACCCAGCAGGAGATCAGTGCAGTTAGGTCAAACCTGTACTTTGACTCAAATACTTTGGGCCAAGGCATGATGCTGTCCAAAGACCGCAGGAAGGTCTTCAACAGTGGTCAGCTGGAGAAAAAGATATTACTCATCCAGGGTATGTCTTCCACAGTTAATAGCTACAGATGGAGAATAAGCCTCTCCAAAGACTATGACTGGACCATTGGATTATGTGACAAAACTTATGCAATAAATTTGCAACGTGGAGACATCTTTGGACTGTGCTGGAAAGGTAACAAGCTGAGCTCCCTCACAACAGAGGATCTTGAGGTTGAAAATACAGTTCTGATGCAGTCTAATCAAGGAGCTACACGCCAAAGGGTTTCCACTCAGGTAAACAGCCATTGTGGTGAAGATGTGGGTGAACAAATAGTCCGTCCAGAAAAAGTGGAAGTCATATGGAGCTGTCCTAACTCGTTATCCTTTTACAATCTGATCGGCCAATACCAGAGAAGAAAAATAGTCACATTAACCATCGGGTCCACTAACCAGGACCTAACTCCTTTTGTTTGCTTGGAAATGGAGTCACAAGGTATCCCAGCTGATTTTGTTGAAGATGTATATACATTTGGATCACATgctcaacaacagcagcagcagtggaaaTGCTCATGTGGGAGGGTAAATGTCAGGAATCAAAATATATACGGTTTTAGAGGCAGCGCTCTCAAGAAGTCTTACCCAAAGACCTGTGCTTGTGGAAAAGTTATTGGTGTCTCTGACATCGCTGAGGTGCTTTGCAAACTTTTCTAA
- the LOC136177365 gene encoding tripartite motif-containing protein 16-like: protein MSRNLGNEQRQVIFCDMCAEDNKKPARKTCMKCEISMCVQHLQAHLTTPVLLQTHPLTEPIASGNGGLVVTTKCPQHGKLLEYYCLDDLTCVCVSCAIEDQHSKHNMKTFSTAHKELLEKVKAEQQALHVKTHDESIILEKWEKKEREKLGHSSVRLIEAGTNLRDLALTSVQSSVSARMVSIKTSKSSLQAARNENDAFRFLQMYSQVHQDLKKAKVVNLKKGLEPGSDRDKLVQEIRQRGDEMIEQTSHFWGSLLTHVDPENQQELSAISSDLFFDPLTCGPGISLSKDKRKVFYNDWQGKPTPFTFLIQGTQSSRDCNIHRWVISLSNDCDWTIGLCDQNYAKQLNQRDGEVYGLRWKGNQLSSLITHSGTYTSDTMSIYTTRNARRNTYSQVLYPSGEDETKQMAQYTKVEVVWSYPNLSFFNVIGQQQKRQIVNITVSSNGHLTSFVCFEMENSKNCSVKSSASGSGVSSTYQQLWRKQWKCSCGRVYPWKIDPYIHRHYSHQMSPRNNCDCGKNIGLSDNTEVLCELL from the coding sequence CTCCATGTGTGTCCAGCATCTCCAGGCTCATCTGACCACTCCTGTGTTACTGCAGACTCATCCTCTGACGGAGCCTATAGCCTCAGGAAATGGAGGTTTAGTTGTAACCACTAAATGCCCCCAACATGGCAAACTCCTAGAGTACTACTGCTTGGACGActtgacctgtgtgtgtgtttcctgtgcaATTGAGGACCAGCACAGCAAACACAATATGAAGACCTTCTCCACAGCCCACAAAGAGCTTCTGGAAAAGGTCAAAGCTGAGCAGCAGGCCTTACACGTAAAAACTCATGATGAAAGTATTATTCTTGAAAAGTGGGAgaagaaggaaagagaaaaactgGGCCACTCCAGTGTTCGACTCATTGAGGCTGGGACTAACCTGCGTGACCTTGCCTTGACCAGTGTCCAGAGTTCGGTCTCTGCTCGTATGGTTTCCATCAAAACCAGCAAGAGCAGCTTACAAGCTGCAAGGAACGAGAATGACGCCTTCAGATTCCTGCAGATGTATTCTCAGGTGCATCAGGATTTAAAGAAGGCCAAAGTGGTGAATTTGAAAAAGGGGTTGGAGCCTGGCAGTGATCGTGACAAACTGGTTCAAGAGATAAGACAGAGAGGTGACGAAATGATAGAACAGACGAGCCACTTCTGGGGATCCCTGCTGACTCATGTTGACCCAGAGAACCAGCAGGAGCTCAGTGCAATTAGTTCAGACCTGTTCTTTGACCCTCTGACTTGTGGTCCTGGGATATCACTCTCCAAAGACAAAAGGAAGGTCTTCTACAATGATTGGCAAGGAAAACCTACTCCCTTCACATTTCTAATTCAGGGTACACAGTCTTCCAGAGATTGTAACATTCACAGATGGGTAATCAGCCTCTCCAACGACTGTGACTGGACCATTGGCTTATGTGACCAAAACTATGCAAAGCAGTTAAACCAAAGAGATGGAGAGGTCTATGGACTGCGCTGGAAAGGTAACCAGCTCAGCTCTCTCATAACACATTCTGGGACTTACACTTCAGATACAATGTCAATTTACACTACACGAAATGCAAGGCGTAACACTTACTCTCAAGTGCTGTACCCTTCAGGTGAAGACGAGACAAAACAAATGGCCCAATATACAAAAGTGGAAGTGGTATGGAGCTATCCTAACTTATCTTTCTTCAATGTGATCGGCCAGcaacagaaaagacaaataGTCAATATAACAGTCAGTTCCAATGGGCACCTGacttcttttgtttgctttgaaaTGGAAAATTCAAAAAATTGCTCAGTCAAGTCAAGTGCAAGTGGGTCTGGGGTTTCCTCAACATATCAACAACTATGGCGGAAGCAGTGGAAATGCTCATGTGGGAGGGTTTATCCTTGGAAGATTGATCCCTATATTCACAGACACTACTCGCACCAAATGTCGCCCCGAAATAACTGTGATTGTGGAAAAAATATTGGTCTCTCAGACAACACTGAGGTGCTTTGTGAACTTCTGTAA
- the gmpr2 gene encoding GMP reductase 2 codes for MPRIENDIKLDFKDVLLRPKRSTLKSRSEVDLMRSFTFRNSKGTYRGIPIVAANMDTVGTFEMALALHQFTLFTTVHKHYSVDDWVEFAAKNPDCVKNVAVSTGTGDGDFDRISAILAAVPQLQYICVDVANGYSEHFVHFVKDVRQKFPSHTIMAGNVVTGEMVEELILAGADIIKVGIGPGSVCTTRKKTGVGYPQLSAVIECADAAHGLGGHIISDGGCTCPGDVSKAFGAGADFVMLGGMLAGHSECGGEVIEKSGKKYKLFYGMSSDTAMKKHAGGVAEYRASEGKTVEVPYKGPVDVTIRDILGGVRSTCTYVGAGKLKELSRRTTFIRVTQQLNTVFGNDS; via the exons ATGCCTCGCATTGAGAATGACATCAAGCTGGACTTTAAGGACGTGCTCCTGCGTCCAAAGAGAAGCACACTCAAGTCCAGGAGCGAG GTGGACCTAATGAGGAGCTTCACTTTCAGGAACTCCAAAGGCACCTACAGAGGGATCCCCATCGTTGCTGCTAACATGGACACTGTGGGGACCTTTGAGATGGCCTTGGCTCTGCATCAG TTCACTCTCTTCACCACGGTTCACAAACATTACTCCGTGGATGATTGGGTGGAGTTTGCCGCCAAGAATCCCGATTGCGTGAAG AACGTGGCGGTCAGCACAGGTACCGGCGACGGCGACTTTGACAGGATCTCAGCCATCTTGGCGGCGGTGCCACAGCTGCAGTACATCTGTGTAGACGTGGCTAACGGCTACTCCGAACACTTTGTTCACTTTGTCAAAGACGTGAGGCAGAAGTTCCCCTCGCACACTATAATG GCAGGAAATGTGGTGACAGGAGAGATGGTAGAAGAGTTGATCCTGGCTGgtgctgacatcatcaaagtTGGCATCGGACCAG GCTCTGTGTGTACCACCCGCAAGAAGACAGGTGTGGGATACCCCCAGCTCAGCGCTGTGATCGAGTGTGCAGACGCAGCCCATGGCTTGGGTGGCCACATCATCTCT GATGGGGGGTGTACTTGCCCAGGAGATGTCTCAAAGGCTTTTG GCGCTGGAGCGGACTTTGTGATGCTGGGCGGTATGCTCGCGGGCCATTCAGAATGCGGGGGTGAAGTTATCGAGAAGAGCGGCAAGAAGTACAAGCTGTTCTACGGTATGAGCTCCGACACAGCGATGAAGAAACATGCAGGGGGCGTGGCTGAGTACAG AGCATCGGAGGGGAAGACAGTGGAAGTGCCTTACAAAGGTCCGGTGGATGTGACAATACGAGACATCCTGGGTGGGGTCCGCTCTACCTGCACCTATGTAGGGGCGGGAAAGCTAAAGGAACTGAGCCGCAGGACCACTTTCATCAGGGTCACACAACAGCTCAACACTGTCTTCGGCAATGACAGCTGA
- the LOC136177366 gene encoding tripartite motif-containing protein 16-like: MSDNLPKDRQVVYCDMCTEDNKQPARKTCMKCEISMCVQHLQAHLTTPVLLQTHPLTEPIASGNGGLVVTTKCPQHGKLLEYYCLDDLTCVCVSCAIEDQHRLHNMKTFSTAHKELLEKVQAEQQALLVKADGANTSLEKWEKNEREKLGRSSVRLIEAVTNLRDLALTRVQSSVSARMVSIKTSKSSLQAAKSEEDAFRFLQMYSQVHQDLENAKAVDFRKGLEPGSDRDKLVEEITQRGEKMMEQVSNFWGSLLTHVDPENHQEINAVRSNLYFDSNTLGQDMTLSKDGRKVFNSGQLEKKILLIQGMSFAVNNSYRWRISLSKDCDWTIGLCDKKCAINLQRGDIFGLCWKGNKLSSLTTEDLEVENTLPVQLNKRAKHMRSTQNEPNRDTGQRVSTQVISHCGEDVSEQIVRPEKVEVIWSCPTSLSFYNLIGQYQRRKIVTLTIGSTNQDLTPFVCLEMESQGIPADFVEDVYTFGSHAQQQQQQWKCSCGRVNVRNQNIYGFRGSALKKSYPKTCACGKAEVLCKLF; this comes from the coding sequence ATGTCCGACAATCTGCCCAAGGACCGTCAAGTCGTCTACTGCGACATGTGTACAGAGGATAACAAACAACCAGCACGGAAAACCTGCATGAAATGTGAGATCTCCATGTGTGTCCAGCACCTCCAGGCTCATCTGACCACTCCTGTGTTACTGCAGACTCATCCTCTGACGGAGCCTATAGCCTCAGGAAATGGAGGTTTAGTTGTAACCACTAAATGCCCCCAACATGGCAAACTGCTTGAGTACTACTGCTTGGACGActtgacctgtgtgtgtgtttcctgtgcaATTGAGGACCAGCACCGCCTACACAATATGAAGACCTTCTCCACAGCCCACAAAGAGCTTCTGGAAAAGGTCCAAGCTGAGCAGCAGGCCTTACTGGTGAAGGCTGATGGTGCAAATACCAGTCTGGAAAAGTGGGAgaagaatgaaagagaaaaacttGGTCGCTCCAGTGTTCGTCTCATTGAGGCTGTGACTAACCTGCGTGACCTTGCCTTGACCAGGGTCCAGAGTTCGGTCTCTGCTCGTATGGTGTCCATCAAAACCAGCAAGAGCAGCTTACAAGCAGCAAAGAGCGAGGAGGACGCCTTCAGATTCCTGCAGATGTATTCTCAGGTACATCAGGATTTGGAGAATGCAAAGGCTGTGGATTTTAGAAAAGGGTTGGAGCCTGGCAGTGATCGCGACAAACTGGTTGAAGAGATAACACAGAGAGGTGAAAAAATGATGGAGCAGGTGAGCAACTTCTGGGGATCCCTGTTGACTCATGTTGACCCAGAGAACCACCAGGAGATCAATGCAGTTAGGTCAAACCTGTACTTTGACTCAAATACTTTGGGCCAAGACATGACGCTGTCCAAAGACGGCAGGAAGGTCTTCAACAGTGGTCAGCTGGAGAAAAAGATATTACTCATCCAGGGTATGTCTTTCGCAGTTAATAATAGTTACAGATGGAGAATAAGCCTCTCCAAAGACTGTGACTGGACCATTGGATTATGTGACAAAAAGTGTGCAATAAATTTGCAACGTGGAGACATCTTTGGACTGTGCTGGAAAGGTAACAAGCTGAGCTCCCTCACAACAGAGGATCTTGAGGTTGAAAATACGCTTCCAGTGCAGCTTAATAAAAGAGCCAAGCATATGAGGTCTACACAAAATGAGCCCAACAGAGATACAGGCCAAAGGGTTTCCACTCAGGTAATCAGCCATTGTGGTGAAGATGTGAGTGAACAAATAGTCCGTCCAGAAAAAGTGGAAGTCATATGGAGCTGTCCTACCTCGTTATCCTTTTACAATCTGATCGGCCAATACCAGAGAAGAAAAATAGTCACATTAACCATCGGGTCCACTAACCAGGACCTAACTCCTTTTGTTTGCTTGGAAATGGAGTCACAAGGTATCCCAGCTGATTTTGTTGAAGATGTATATACATTTGGATCACATgctcaacaacagcagcagcagtggaaaTGCTCATGTGGGAGGGTAAATGTCAGGAATCAAAATATATACGGTTTTAGAGGCAGCGCTCTCAAGAAGTCTTACCCAAAGACCTGTGCTTGTGGAAAAGCTGAGGTGCTTTGCAAACTTTTCTAA
- the LOC136177369 gene encoding tripartite motif-containing protein 16-like produces the protein MSDNLPKDRQVVYCDMCTEDNKQPAQKTCMKCDISMCVQHLQAHLTTPVLLQTHPLTEPIASGNGGLVGTTKCPQHGKLLEYYCLDDFTCVCVSCAIEDQHRLHNMKTFSTAHKELLEKVQAEQQALLAKADGANTSLEKWEKNEREKLGRFSVHLIEAVTNLRDLALTRVQSSVSARMVSVKTSKSSLQAAKSEEDAFRFLQMYSQVHQDLENAKAVDLRKGLEPGSDRDKLVQEITQRGEKMMEQASNFWGSLLTLVDPETQQEISAVRSNLYFDSKTLGPGMMLSKDRRKVFNSGQLEKKILLIQGMSSTVNNSYRWRISLSKDCEWTIGLCDKKCAIYLQRGDIFGLCWKGKKLSSLTTKDLKVENTVPMQSNQGATGRRVSTQVNSHCGEDVGEQIVRPEKVEVIWSCPNSLSFYNLIGQYQRRKIVTLTIGSTNQDLTPFVCLEMESQYSTVDFFEDGYALGSHAQQQQQQWKCSCGRVNVRNQNPYFYGGGYGQMSSPNTCACGKAEVLCELF, from the coding sequence ATGTCCGACAATCTGCCCAAGGACCGTCAAGTCGTCTACTGTGACATGTGTACAGAGGATAACAAACAACCAGCACAGAAGACCTGCATGAAATGTGACATCTCCATGTGTGTCCAGCACCTCCAGGCTCATCTGACCACTCCTGTGTTACTGCAGACTCATCCTCTGACGGAGCCTATAGCCTCAGGAAATGGAGGTTTAGTTGGAACCACTAAATGCCCCCAACATGGCAAACTGCTTGAGTACTACTGCTTGGACGacttcacctgtgtgtgtgtttcctgtgcaATTGAGGACCAGCATCGCCTACACAATATGAAGACCTTCTCCACAGCCCACAAAGAGCTTCTGGAAAAGGTCCAAGCTGAGCAGCAGGCCTTACTGGCGAAGGCTGATGGTGCAAATACCAGTCTGGAAAAGTGGGAgaagaatgaaagagaaaaacttGGTCGCTTCAGTGTTCATCTCATCGAGGCTGTGACTAACCTGCGTGACCTTGCCTTGACCAGGGTCCAGAGTTCGGTCTCTGCTCGTATGGTGTCCGTCAAAACCAGCAAGAGCAGCTTACAAGCAGCAAAGAGCGAGGAGGACGCCTTCAGATTCCTGCAGATGTATTCTCAGGTACATCAGGATTTGGAGAATGCAAAGGCTGTGGATTTGAGAAAAGGGTTGGAGCCTGGCAGTGATCGCGACAAACTGGTTCAAGAGATAACACAGAGAGGTGAAAAAATGATGGAGCAGGCGAGCAACTTCTGGGGATCCCTGTTGACTCTTGTTGACCCAGAGACCCAGCAGGAGATCAGTGCAGTTAGGTCAAACCTGTACTTTGACTCAAAGACTTTGGGCCCAGGCATGATGCTGTCCAAAGACCGCAGGAAGGTCTTCAACAGTGGTCAGCTGGAGAAAAAGATATTACTCATCCAGGGTATGTCTTCCACAGTTAATAATAGCTACAGATGGAGAATAAGCCTCTCCAAAGACTGTGAATGGACCATTGGATTATGTGACAAAAAGTGCGCAATATATTTGCAACGTGGAGACATCTTTGGACTGTGCTGGAAAGGTAAAAAGCTGAGCTCCCTCACAACAAAGGATCTTAAGGTTGAAAATACGGTTCCGATGCAGTCTAATCAAGGAGCTACAGGCCGAAGGGTTTCCACTCAGGTAAACAGCCATTGTGGTGAAGATGTGGGCGAACAAATAGTCCGTCCAGAAAAAGTGGAAGTCATATGGAGCTGTCCTAACTCATTATCCTTTTACAATCTGATCGGCCAATACCAGAGAAGAAAAATAGTCACATTAACCATCGGGTCCACTAACCAGGACCTAACTCCTTTTGTTTGCTTGGAAATGGAGTCCCAATATAGCacagttgatttttttgaagatgGATATGCACTTGGATCACATgctcaacaacagcagcagcagtggaaaTGCTCATGTGGGAGGGTAAACGTCAGGAATCAAAATCCATACTTTTATGGAGGCGGCTATGGCCAGATGTCTTCCCCAAACACCTGTGCTTGTGGAAAAGCTGAGGTGCTTTGTGAACTTTTCTAA
- the nedd8 gene encoding NEDD8 — MLIKVKTLTGKEIEIDIEPTDKVERIKERVEEKEGIPPQQQRLIYSGKQMNDEKTAADYKIQGGSVLHLVLALRGGQAPHFPRSLCSDPAV, encoded by the exons atGCTTATTAAAGTAAAG ACACTCACAGGAAAAGAGATAGAGATTGACATAGAGCCCACAGATAAG GTGGAGCGGATTAAAGAGAGAGTGGAAGAGAAAGAAGGGATCCCTCCGCAGCAGCAGAGGTTGATCTACAGTGGGAAACAGAT GAACGATGAGAAAACTGCGGCAGACTACAAAATCCAAGGAGGCTCCGTTCTCCATCTGGTACTAGCTCTGCGAGGAGGGCAGGCTCCCCACTTTCCCAGAAGTCTGTGCTCAGACCCGGCTGTGTAG